The proteins below are encoded in one region of Micromonospora sp. DSM 45708:
- a CDS encoding tetratricopeptide repeat protein, whose amino-acid sequence MPSDAAPDQSAADGYLQRAHLLAELGRYDEGIGELTALIAAEPAHLAALTMLARMQLAAGRPAEALTVAEAAVAAAPGDAPALVARGFALLDLERWKAAASTADELLALDPTDAYAQRSAAAILSASRNGQPALDAAWRGVELTPDEPEAHLVLGLVAVRLELFDLAERAYREALRLDPELAGAGREAGVVRLERRRYAETLEHLTEVADISPTGPDPVRTVDAGVRRLLLAAAGWSLAAAVLVAALAPTAPAVSRLLAVLAAVGVVLLAWRPMTRLPGVRDAMSRGPAPAVWAGAAAPLLLVVYAVAGGPWPLVGAVGASMVAGFVALTRR is encoded by the coding sequence ATGCCGAGTGACGCCGCCCCCGACCAGTCCGCCGCCGACGGCTACCTGCAACGCGCCCACCTCCTGGCCGAGCTGGGCCGCTACGACGAGGGCATCGGCGAGCTGACCGCGCTGATCGCGGCGGAGCCCGCGCACCTCGCCGCGCTGACCATGCTGGCCCGGATGCAGCTCGCCGCCGGCCGTCCCGCCGAGGCGCTGACGGTGGCCGAGGCGGCGGTCGCCGCCGCGCCGGGTGACGCGCCCGCGCTGGTGGCACGCGGGTTCGCGCTGCTCGACCTGGAGCGCTGGAAGGCCGCCGCGAGCACCGCCGACGAGCTGCTGGCGCTCGACCCCACCGACGCGTACGCGCAGCGCAGCGCCGCCGCCATCCTGTCCGCCTCGCGTAACGGGCAGCCGGCGCTGGACGCGGCCTGGCGGGGTGTCGAGCTGACGCCGGACGAGCCGGAGGCGCACCTCGTGCTCGGCCTGGTCGCGGTCCGGCTGGAGCTGTTCGACCTGGCCGAGCGCGCCTACCGGGAGGCGTTGCGGCTGGACCCGGAGCTGGCCGGCGCGGGGCGGGAGGCGGGGGTGGTCCGGCTGGAGCGGCGGCGGTACGCGGAGACGCTGGAGCACCTGACCGAGGTGGCCGACATCTCCCCGACCGGCCCCGATCCGGTGCGGACCGTCGACGCGGGCGTACGCCGGCTCCTGCTGGCCGCCGCCGGCTGGTCACTGGCCGCCGCCGTGCTCGTCGCCGCGCTGGCCCCGACCGCGCCGGCCGTGTCCCGGCTGCTCGCGGTGCTGGCGGCGGTCGGGGTGGTGCTGCTGGCCTGGCGGCCGATGACCCGGTTGCCCGGCGTGCGGGACGCGATGTCGCGCGGACCGGCACCGGCGGTCTGGGCGGGGGCCGCCGCGCCGCTGCTGCTGGTGGTCTACGCGGTGGCCGGTGGCCCGTGGCCGCTGGTCGGGGCGGTCGGCGCATCGATGGTCGCCGGGTTCGTGGCGCTCACCCGGCGCTGA
- a CDS encoding NAD(P)-dependent alcohol dehydrogenase, which produces MLTVNAYAATSATDPLTPTTIERRDLGPDDVLIDIKFAGICHSDIHTARSEWGPTPYPIVVGHEIAGVVREVGSAVTKFAVGDRVGVGCMVDSCRECDNCRRGLEQYCLKGNISTYGAVGRDGQPTQGGYAQAIVVTEDFVLRIPDGIRLDAAAPLLCAGITTYSPLRHWNAGPGRKVAVIGMGGLGHMAVKLAHAMGAEVTVLSQSLKKREDGLRLGADHYFATSDEGTFTELVGSFDLIVNTVSASIDLDAYLGLLAVDGTLVNVGAPEDALSVRAFSLIPARRSFAGSMIGGIAETQEMLDFCAEHGLGAEIEVIPAEKINEAYERVLASDVRYRFVIDASTF; this is translated from the coding sequence ATGCTGACTGTCAACGCCTACGCGGCGACCTCCGCGACCGACCCGCTCACGCCGACCACCATCGAGCGGCGGGACCTCGGACCGGACGACGTCCTCATCGACATCAAGTTCGCCGGCATCTGCCACTCCGACATCCACACCGCGCGCAGCGAGTGGGGCCCGACGCCCTACCCGATCGTGGTCGGCCACGAGATCGCCGGCGTGGTGCGGGAGGTCGGCTCCGCGGTGACGAAGTTCGCCGTCGGCGACCGGGTCGGCGTCGGCTGCATGGTCGACTCCTGCCGGGAGTGCGACAACTGCCGCCGGGGCCTGGAGCAGTACTGCCTCAAGGGCAACATCAGCACGTACGGGGCGGTCGGCCGGGACGGCCAGCCGACCCAGGGCGGCTACGCGCAGGCCATCGTGGTCACCGAGGACTTCGTGCTGCGCATCCCGGACGGCATCAGGCTGGACGCCGCCGCGCCGCTGCTCTGCGCCGGCATCACCACCTACTCGCCGCTGCGGCACTGGAACGCCGGGCCGGGCCGGAAGGTGGCCGTGATCGGCATGGGCGGCCTCGGCCACATGGCCGTCAAGCTGGCCCACGCCATGGGCGCCGAGGTGACGGTGCTCTCGCAGTCGCTGAAGAAGCGGGAGGACGGGCTGCGGCTCGGCGCCGACCACTACTTCGCCACCTCGGACGAGGGGACGTTCACGGAACTGGTCGGCTCGTTCGACCTGATCGTCAACACGGTCAGCGCGAGCATCGACCTGGACGCGTACCTGGGCCTGCTGGCCGTGGACGGGACGCTGGTCAACGTGGGCGCGCCGGAGGACGCGCTGTCGGTGCGCGCGTTCTCGCTGATCCCGGCCCGCCGGTCGTTCGCCGGCTCGATGATCGGCGGCATCGCGGAGACGCAGGAGATGCTCGACTTCTGCGCCGAGCACGGCCTGGGCGCCGAGATCGAGGTGATTCCGGCCGAGAAGATCAACGAGGCGTACGAGCGGGTGCTCGCGTCCGACGTGCGCTACCGCTTCGTCATCGACGCCTCGACGTTCTGA
- a CDS encoding homogentisate 1,2-dioxygenase: protein MPYYRSVGEVPRKRHTQFRQPDGTLYAEELVGQEGFSSDSSLLYHRHAPTAILAAEEFAPPTVTRVPNLPLKPRHLRTHKLDGSGADPVLGRRYLLANDDVRIAYVLADRPSPLFRDATGDHCLYLESGSLRVESPFGVLDAVAGDYVVIPTSTIHRLVPTGDEPTRLLAVEASGHIGPPKRYLSVRGQFLEHSPYCERDVRGPDTPLLVDGEEVEVLVKHRRGWTRYVYANHPFDVVGWDGHLYPWAFSIHDFEPITGRIHQPPPVHQTFQGPNFVICSFVPRKVDYHPAAIPVPYNHHNVDSDEMLFYTGGNYEARRGSGIEQGSISLHPSGFTHGPQPGAAERSIGADFFDELAVMVDTFRPLDLCDAGTACEDDGYAWTWARKP, encoded by the coding sequence ATGCCGTACTACCGCAGCGTGGGCGAGGTGCCCCGCAAGCGCCACACCCAGTTCCGGCAGCCCGACGGCACGCTCTACGCCGAGGAGCTGGTCGGTCAGGAGGGCTTCTCCTCCGACTCGTCGCTGCTCTACCACCGGCACGCGCCGACCGCGATCCTCGCCGCCGAGGAGTTCGCCCCGCCCACCGTCACCCGGGTGCCGAACCTACCGCTCAAACCGCGCCACCTGCGTACGCACAAGCTCGACGGCAGCGGCGCGGACCCGGTGCTCGGCCGGCGGTACCTGCTCGCCAACGACGACGTCCGGATCGCGTACGTGCTGGCCGACCGGCCGTCGCCGCTGTTCCGCGACGCCACCGGCGACCACTGCCTCTACCTGGAGTCCGGCTCGCTGCGGGTGGAGTCGCCGTTCGGCGTGCTCGACGCGGTGGCCGGCGACTACGTCGTCATCCCCACCTCGACCATCCACCGCCTGGTGCCCACCGGCGACGAGCCGACCCGGCTGCTCGCCGTCGAGGCGTCCGGCCACATCGGCCCGCCCAAGCGCTACCTCTCCGTACGCGGGCAGTTCCTGGAGCACTCGCCCTACTGCGAGCGCGACGTCCGGGGACCGGACACCCCGCTGCTCGTCGACGGCGAGGAGGTGGAGGTGCTGGTCAAGCACCGGCGCGGCTGGACGAGGTACGTCTACGCCAACCACCCGTTCGACGTGGTGGGCTGGGACGGGCACCTGTACCCGTGGGCGTTCTCCATCCACGACTTCGAGCCGATCACCGGGCGGATCCACCAGCCGCCGCCGGTGCACCAGACGTTCCAGGGCCCGAACTTCGTGATCTGCTCGTTCGTGCCGCGCAAGGTCGACTACCACCCGGCCGCCATCCCGGTGCCGTACAACCACCACAACGTCGACTCCGACGAGATGCTGTTCTACACCGGCGGCAACTACGAGGCCCGACGCGGCTCCGGCATCGAGCAGGGCTCCATCTCGCTGCACCCGTCCGGCTTCACCCACGGCCCGCAGCCGGGCGCCGCCGAGCGGTCGATCGGGGCGGACTTCTTCGACGAGCTGGCGGTCATGGTGGACACGTTCCGCCCGTTGGACCTCTGCGACGCCGGCACCGCCTGCGAGGACGACGGCTACGCCTGGACCTGGGCGCGCAAGCCCTGA
- the fahA gene encoding fumarylacetoacetase, whose protein sequence is MSWVEGAAGSPYGVTNLPYGVFRHGDREPRVGVRIGDLVLDLAGAEAAGLVLAGGALGRHTLNAFLALGRPQWTAVRERVTELLTDPAHRPAVEPLLVPVGEIELLLPFEVADYVDFYSSEHHASNVGQIFRPGQPPLLPNWKHVPIGYHGRAGTVVVSGTPVVRPTGQRASAQGPTTGASVRLDIEAEVGFVVGVPSRLGDPVPVADFADHVFGVVLVNDWSARDIQAWEYQPLGPFLGKSFATSVAGWVTPLDALGAAFVPAPDQDPPVQDYLRDTPHLGLDLTLAVEWNGERVTEPPFATMYWTPAQQLAHLTVNGASLRTGDLYASGTVSGPERGQVGSFLELTWGGTEPVKFADGSERTFLADGDTVTITATAPGPDGTTIALGEVTGTVLPAR, encoded by the coding sequence GTGAGCTGGGTTGAGGGGGCGGCGGGTTCGCCGTACGGGGTGACGAACCTGCCGTACGGCGTGTTCCGGCACGGCGACCGCGAGCCGCGCGTCGGCGTCCGCATCGGCGACCTCGTGCTGGATCTGGCCGGCGCGGAGGCCGCCGGTCTGGTGCTGGCCGGCGGTGCGCTGGGCCGGCACACGTTGAACGCGTTCCTGGCGCTCGGCCGGCCGCAGTGGACCGCCGTCCGGGAGCGCGTCACCGAACTGCTCACCGACCCGGCGCACCGGCCGGCGGTGGAGCCGCTGCTGGTGCCGGTCGGTGAGATCGAGCTGCTGCTGCCGTTCGAGGTGGCGGACTACGTCGACTTCTACTCCTCGGAGCACCACGCGTCGAACGTCGGGCAGATTTTCCGGCCCGGTCAGCCGCCGCTGCTGCCGAACTGGAAGCACGTGCCGATCGGCTACCACGGCCGGGCCGGCACGGTGGTCGTCTCCGGCACGCCGGTGGTCCGTCCCACCGGGCAGCGCGCCAGCGCGCAGGGCCCCACCACCGGTGCCTCCGTACGCCTCGACATCGAGGCCGAGGTCGGCTTCGTGGTCGGCGTGCCGAGCCGGCTCGGCGATCCGGTCCCGGTGGCCGACTTCGCCGACCACGTCTTCGGCGTGGTGCTGGTCAACGACTGGTCGGCCCGGGACATCCAGGCCTGGGAGTACCAGCCGCTCGGCCCGTTCCTGGGCAAGTCGTTCGCCACCTCGGTCGCCGGCTGGGTCACCCCGCTGGACGCGCTCGGCGCCGCGTTCGTGCCCGCGCCCGACCAGGACCCGCCGGTGCAGGACTACCTGCGCGACACCCCGCACCTCGGGCTGGATCTGACGCTGGCGGTGGAGTGGAACGGCGAGCGGGTGACCGAGCCGCCGTTCGCCACCATGTACTGGACGCCGGCCCAGCAGCTCGCCCACCTCACCGTCAACGGGGCGTCGCTGCGCACCGGCGACCTCTACGCCTCCGGCACCGTCTCCGGGCCGGAACGCGGCCAGGTCGGCTCGTTCCTGGAACTCACCTGGGGTGGGACCGAGCCGGTGAAGTTCGCCGACGGCAGCGAGCGGACGTTCCTGGCCGACGGCGACACGGTGACGATCACCGCCACCGCGCCCGGACCGGACGGCACCACGATCGCGCTCGGCGAGGTCACCGGGACGGTCCTCCCGGCCCGCTGA
- a CDS encoding DUF397 domain-containing protein, which yields MTELIGAVWRTSSRSNDQGLCVEVATNVVAAYGVVGVRDSKDPTGPALAVSPPGWSAFVTALRRDALRG from the coding sequence ATGACCGAGCTGATCGGTGCCGTGTGGCGCACCAGCAGCCGTTCCAACGACCAGGGCCTCTGCGTCGAGGTGGCCACGAACGTGGTGGCCGCGTACGGCGTGGTGGGCGTACGCGACTCGAAGGACCCGACCGGTCCGGCGCTCGCGGTGAGCCCGCCGGGGTGGAGCGCGTTCGTCACGGCGTTGCGACGCGACGCCCTCCGCGGCTGA
- a CDS encoding SRPBCC family protein gives MSTVTVSAFIEAQDADLWRLLTDLPARADWLSAVGAVEVLTAGAFGPGTTWRETRLRPDGGAEPEEYEVVEAVAPRRLVLGSRGSGVDYRITFTLRTVERRRRGCTEVTVEQEAAPTRPYGRVLALILGGLAARAVEGALRRDLADLALAAGPTRSTEAA, from the coding sequence ATGTCGACGGTGACCGTTTCCGCCTTCATCGAAGCGCAGGATGCCGACCTCTGGCGCCTGCTCACCGACCTCCCGGCACGCGCCGACTGGCTCTCCGCGGTCGGCGCGGTCGAGGTGCTCACCGCCGGTGCGTTCGGGCCCGGCACCACCTGGCGGGAGACCCGTCTCCGGCCGGACGGCGGGGCCGAGCCGGAGGAGTACGAGGTGGTCGAGGCCGTCGCTCCACGCCGCCTGGTGCTCGGCTCGCGCGGGTCCGGCGTCGACTACCGGATCACCTTCACGTTGCGCACGGTCGAGCGGCGGCGGCGCGGCTGCACCGAGGTCACCGTCGAGCAGGAGGCGGCGCCGACCCGGCCGTACGGTCGGGTGCTGGCGCTGATCCTCGGCGGCCTGGCCGCCCGGGCGGTCGAGGGCGCGCTCCGGCGTGACCTGGCCGACCTGGCGCTGGCCGCCGGCCCCACCCGCTCCACCGAGGCCGCCTGA
- a CDS encoding outer membrane protein assembly factor BamB family protein, translated as MAKAGRRRAVVALVAVLAVVASVAVVARVLAPAEVETVARDPYPQAPAPTAGVIGRLPVAPLVVDGRLRVYAGTRQVYADQPVTGRYRVTPFWSYRRWPATLVGVLAEGTTVVSRWSDGKLVALDARTGRVAWRADGPEPGSVPKPRRTFAATVWDRAGLHVARTADGRDVLLAAGPGAVGGYALTDGRRLWRADVGPDCRVDVGSTASGDLVGVDTCEGPAVVELRDATTGVVRTRWRPPDAPDRLVVTPVGCRDRHSGCRGLRTAGPDGEHSRGWLVTDPGEPTAAPGLDGPASVLDGERVVDTSGGVVTGRSPRTGAELWRRADIHPARVLAVEPGRVHLLTDRRELVTLDPLTGATRSEFVLNAGRDGTGWQPGRAYAVNGYVAVERVREHASPDDDDQGWFLMAEPVLLAAT; from the coding sequence ATGGCGAAGGCCGGCAGGCGGCGGGCCGTGGTGGCGCTGGTGGCGGTGCTGGCCGTCGTGGCGTCGGTCGCCGTGGTCGCCCGGGTGCTGGCGCCGGCCGAGGTCGAGACCGTGGCCCGGGACCCGTACCCGCAGGCGCCCGCGCCGACCGCCGGGGTGATCGGGCGGCTGCCGGTGGCGCCGCTGGTCGTGGACGGCCGGCTCCGCGTCTATGCCGGCACCCGCCAGGTGTACGCGGACCAGCCGGTCACCGGCCGGTACCGGGTCACCCCGTTCTGGTCCTACCGCCGGTGGCCGGCGACGCTGGTCGGGGTGCTCGCCGAGGGCACCACGGTGGTCAGCCGCTGGTCCGACGGGAAGCTGGTGGCGCTGGACGCGCGTACCGGGCGGGTGGCGTGGCGGGCCGACGGGCCCGAGCCGGGGTCGGTGCCGAAGCCCCGCCGCACGTTCGCGGCCACGGTCTGGGACCGGGCCGGCCTGCACGTCGCCCGCACCGCCGACGGCCGCGACGTGCTGCTCGCCGCCGGTCCGGGCGCGGTCGGCGGGTACGCCCTGACGGACGGCCGCCGGCTGTGGCGTGCCGACGTCGGCCCGGACTGCCGGGTCGACGTGGGCAGCACCGCGAGCGGCGATCTGGTCGGGGTGGACACCTGCGAAGGACCGGCAGTGGTCGAGCTGCGGGACGCGACGACCGGCGTGGTGCGGACCCGTTGGCGGCCACCGGACGCGCCGGACCGGCTCGTGGTCACGCCGGTCGGTTGCCGCGACCGGCACTCCGGCTGCCGTGGCCTGCGTACCGCCGGGCCGGACGGCGAGCACAGCCGGGGCTGGCTGGTGACGGATCCCGGCGAGCCGACCGCCGCGCCGGGACTGGACGGGCCGGCGTCGGTGCTGGACGGCGAGCGGGTGGTGGACACGTCCGGCGGCGTGGTGACCGGGCGGTCCCCTCGCACCGGTGCGGAGCTGTGGCGCCGGGCCGACATCCACCCGGCCCGGGTGCTGGCGGTCGAGCCGGGACGGGTGCACCTGCTGACCGACCGGCGGGAACTGGTCACGCTGGACCCGCTCACCGGCGCAACCCGGTCGGAGTTCGTGCTGAACGCCGGGCGGGACGGGACCGGCTGGCAGCCGGGGCGGGCGTACGCGGTGAACGGCTACGTCGCGGTGGAGCGGGTGCGGGAGCACGCCTCCCCGGACGACGACGACCAGGGGTGGTTCCTGATGGCCGAGCCGGTGCTGCTCGCCGCCACCTGA
- the hisC gene encoding histidinol-phosphate transaminase has product MTETGRHQPAPRLTRVDLDALPNYVPGRSPADLARELGLPEAIKLASNEVPYGPLPGVVEAVAEAVAGSHRYPDMGVVALRQALAERYGVDADRIATGCGSVALAEHLVRATCLPGDELLYSWRSFEAYPIIAATSGATSVRVPNDAGHGHDLAAMAAAVTDRTRMILVCNPNNPTGTAVRKAELDRFLDAVPDDVLVVIDEAYREFVTDAEVPDGLSYLDRPNVAVLRTLSKAWGLAGLRIGWLVAAPAVAAAVRKVVTPFSTSMAAQAGALAALAQADEVQRRCALVVAERDRVTEALRKFVPDVPDSQANFVWLPLGERAVEFGKACEARGVIVRPFPGDGVRVTIGTPTENDAFLAAAEAALA; this is encoded by the coding sequence ATGACCGAGACCGGACGTCACCAGCCTGCGCCGCGGCTCACCCGCGTCGACCTGGACGCGCTGCCCAACTACGTGCCCGGCCGCAGCCCCGCCGACCTGGCCCGGGAGCTGGGCCTGCCCGAGGCGATCAAGCTGGCCAGCAACGAGGTGCCGTACGGCCCGCTGCCCGGCGTGGTGGAGGCGGTCGCCGAGGCGGTCGCCGGTTCGCACCGCTACCCGGACATGGGCGTGGTGGCGCTGCGCCAGGCGCTCGCCGAGCGCTACGGCGTGGACGCCGACCGGATCGCCACCGGCTGCGGTTCGGTGGCGCTGGCCGAGCACCTGGTCCGGGCCACCTGCCTGCCCGGTGACGAGCTGCTCTACTCGTGGCGGTCGTTCGAGGCGTACCCGATCATCGCGGCGACCAGCGGCGCGACCAGCGTGCGGGTGCCGAACGACGCCGGCCACGGGCACGACCTCGCGGCGATGGCGGCGGCGGTGACCGACCGGACCCGGATGATCCTGGTCTGCAACCCGAACAACCCCACCGGTACGGCGGTCCGCAAGGCCGAGCTGGACCGCTTCCTCGACGCGGTGCCGGACGACGTGCTCGTGGTGATCGACGAGGCGTACCGGGAGTTCGTCACCGACGCCGAGGTGCCGGACGGCCTGAGCTACCTGGACCGGCCGAACGTGGCGGTGCTGCGCACGCTGTCCAAGGCGTGGGGCCTGGCCGGCCTGCGCATCGGCTGGCTGGTGGCCGCGCCGGCCGTGGCCGCCGCCGTCCGCAAGGTGGTCACCCCGTTCTCCACCAGCATGGCCGCCCAGGCCGGCGCGCTGGCCGCGCTCGCCCAGGCCGACGAGGTGCAGCGGCGCTGCGCGCTGGTGGTGGCCGAACGGGACCGGGTCACCGAGGCGCTGCGCAAGTTCGTGCCGGACGTGCCGGACAGCCAGGCCAACTTCGTCTGGCTGCCGCTGGGCGAGCGGGCGGTGGAGTTCGGCAAGGCGTGCGAGGCGCGCGGCGTGATCGTGCGGCCGTTCCCGGGCGACGGCGTGCGGGTCACCATCGGCACCCCGACCGAGAACGACGCGTTCCTGGCCGCCGCCGAGGCCGCCCTCGCCTGA
- a CDS encoding RDD family protein, translated as MSLEPGWYVDPAEPETRRWWDGAGWIGAPIPVDVTPPDGPPPAEPEPAAAPGNGSAANRPASGAAGGPTGQPAGPVPSGQPTPGWGQPGQPGQAGPWPGQPGQPGQSGAWPGHPGQPGQQGPPPGWPYPQWPGRPPAPRPHGLPLASYGARLVARLIDLGVVFLLNVLVNGWFVWRYFEAIEPYLRETMRRALNGDTSTEGLPQIDDQAGGLQVVILLIATALWFAYEVPSMAARGQTFGKRVAGVRALPVEADQPLGFGRAFRRWSTLGMPTLLWYCCGLGLLLQLVDAVSPLFDQPLRQALHDKRAQTVVVQLPRNRPAPRTAPPDRADPPGDTP; from the coding sequence GTGAGTCTGGAACCTGGCTGGTACGTCGACCCCGCCGAACCGGAGACCCGCCGCTGGTGGGACGGGGCGGGCTGGATCGGTGCGCCGATCCCGGTCGACGTCACCCCGCCCGACGGTCCACCGCCCGCCGAGCCCGAGCCGGCCGCCGCGCCGGGCAACGGCTCCGCCGCCAACCGGCCGGCCTCCGGCGCGGCGGGTGGCCCCACCGGTCAGCCGGCCGGACCGGTCCCGTCGGGGCAGCCCACCCCCGGGTGGGGGCAGCCCGGACAGCCGGGCCAGGCCGGACCATGGCCGGGGCAGCCCGGACAGCCGGGCCAGTCTGGAGCGTGGCCGGGACACCCCGGCCAGCCGGGGCAGCAGGGGCCGCCGCCGGGCTGGCCGTACCCGCAGTGGCCGGGCCGGCCGCCGGCGCCGCGCCCGCACGGGCTGCCGCTCGCCTCGTACGGTGCCCGGCTGGTCGCCCGCCTCATCGACCTCGGTGTGGTGTTCCTGCTCAACGTGCTGGTCAACGGCTGGTTCGTCTGGCGCTACTTCGAGGCGATCGAGCCCTACCTGCGGGAGACGATGCGTCGGGCGTTGAACGGCGACACCTCCACCGAGGGGCTGCCCCAGATCGACGACCAGGCCGGCGGGTTGCAGGTCGTCATCCTGCTGATCGCCACCGCGCTCTGGTTCGCGTACGAGGTGCCGTCGATGGCGGCGCGCGGGCAGACGTTCGGCAAGCGGGTGGCCGGCGTACGCGCGCTGCCGGTCGAGGCGGACCAGCCGCTCGGCTTCGGCCGGGCCTTCCGGCGCTGGAGCACGCTCGGTATGCCCACGCTGCTCTGGTACTGCTGCGGGCTGGGCCTGCTGCTCCAGCTCGTCGACGCCGTCTCGCCCCTGTTCGACCAGCCGCTGCGTCAGGCGCTGCACGACAAGCGGGCGCAGACCGTGGTGGTCCAGCTCCCCCGCAACCGGCCCGCTCCCCGTACCGCCCCGCCCGACCGCGCCGACCCCCCGGGAGACACCCCATGA
- a CDS encoding RDD family protein, which translates to MTQPPPNTTPPPAGPPPVGGGFAPPSGPAVPAQPIPQTYPPLPGYPPPPPGYAPHAAFVPPALAPNGQPLAAFGERLVAWLIDTAVATAVAMVLFAPVFIWLVLRMIDRMPAPGPDGTVAEPDPLVIFGDFLLPVLLAELGLFVLLLVFYWLYHVEYARRTGQTLGKKVMKLRIVPARPDATLTRGMLGKRYLVEFVAASLVPFLNYLDGLWQLWDKPWQQCLHDKAAGTVVVKVAP; encoded by the coding sequence GTGACCCAGCCTCCCCCGAACACGACGCCGCCGCCCGCCGGGCCCCCGCCCGTGGGCGGCGGCTTCGCGCCGCCCAGCGGCCCGGCGGTGCCCGCACAGCCCATCCCGCAGACGTACCCGCCGCTCCCCGGCTACCCGCCGCCCCCACCCGGGTACGCCCCGCACGCCGCGTTCGTGCCACCGGCCCTGGCCCCGAACGGCCAACCGCTGGCCGCGTTCGGCGAGCGGCTGGTGGCGTGGCTGATCGACACGGCGGTCGCCACCGCGGTGGCGATGGTGCTCTTCGCCCCGGTCTTCATCTGGCTCGTCCTCCGCATGATCGACCGGATGCCGGCGCCCGGCCCGGACGGCACCGTGGCCGAGCCCGACCCCTTGGTCATCTTCGGCGACTTCCTCCTGCCGGTGCTCCTGGCCGAGTTGGGGCTGTTCGTTCTGCTGCTGGTCTTCTACTGGCTCTACCACGTCGAGTACGCCCGCCGGACCGGGCAGACGCTCGGCAAGAAGGTGATGAAGCTGCGGATCGTCCCGGCGCGTCCCGACGCCACGCTGACCCGCGGCATGCTCGGCAAGCGCTACCTGGTCGAGTTCGTCGCCGCCTCGCTGGTGCCGTTCCTCAACTACCTCGACGGCCTCTGGCAGCTCTGGGACAAGCCCTGGCAGCAGTGCCTGCACGACAAGGCCGCCGGCACGGTCGTCGTTAAGGTGGCACCGTGA
- the hppD gene encoding 4-hydroxyphenylpyruvate dioxygenase, whose amino-acid sequence MTQAIDRPQLTEEVDADVLVGAVDHDISRDPFPVKGLDHLHFLVGNAKQAAHYYSTAYGMTCVAYRGPEQGYRDHAQYVLTSGSARFVLTGVVRPGADGEAHVAKHSDGISDIALEVPDVDAAYAHATAQGATGLLDPHDVSDEHGTVRMAAIGAYGDTRHTLIDRSRYTGPFLPGFVARAPIVDRQPMIDAGLQPKRFFQAVDHVVGNVELGRMDEWVEFYKRVMGFSNMAEFIGDDIATDYSALMSKVVASGTRKVKFPLNEPAVARKKSQIDEYLEFYQGPGAQHVAVATNDILASVDAMRAAGVEFLDTPDSYYQDPELRARIGNVRVPIEELQSRKILVDRDEDGYLLQIFTKPVQDRPTVFFELIERHGSLGFGKGNFKALFEAIEREQEKRGNL is encoded by the coding sequence ATGACCCAGGCGATCGACCGACCCCAGTTGACCGAGGAGGTCGACGCCGACGTGCTCGTCGGCGCCGTCGACCACGACATCAGCCGGGACCCGTTCCCGGTCAAGGGCCTCGACCACCTGCACTTCCTGGTCGGCAACGCCAAGCAGGCGGCGCACTACTACTCCACCGCCTACGGCATGACCTGCGTGGCGTACCGGGGCCCGGAGCAGGGCTACCGCGACCACGCGCAGTACGTGCTGACCAGCGGTTCCGCCCGGTTCGTGCTGACCGGCGTGGTCCGCCCGGGCGCGGACGGCGAGGCGCACGTGGCGAAGCACAGCGACGGCATCTCCGACATCGCGCTGGAGGTGCCGGACGTGGACGCCGCGTACGCGCACGCCACCGCCCAGGGCGCGACCGGGCTGCTGGACCCGCACGACGTCAGCGACGAGCACGGCACCGTCCGGATGGCGGCCATCGGCGCGTACGGCGACACCCGGCACACGCTGATCGACCGGTCCCGCTACACCGGGCCGTTCCTGCCCGGCTTCGTGGCCCGCGCCCCGATCGTGGACCGCCAGCCGATGATCGACGCCGGCCTCCAGCCGAAGCGCTTCTTCCAGGCCGTCGACCACGTGGTCGGCAACGTGGAGCTGGGCCGGATGGACGAGTGGGTCGAGTTCTACAAGCGGGTCATGGGCTTCAGCAACATGGCCGAGTTCATCGGCGACGACATCGCCACCGACTACTCCGCGCTGATGAGCAAGGTGGTGGCGAGCGGCACCCGCAAGGTGAAGTTCCCGCTCAACGAGCCGGCGGTGGCCCGCAAGAAGTCGCAGATCGACGAGTACCTGGAGTTCTACCAGGGCCCCGGCGCCCAGCACGTCGCGGTGGCCACCAACGACATCCTGGCCAGCGTGGACGCCATGCGGGCGGCCGGCGTCGAGTTCCTGGACACCCCGGACTCCTACTACCAGGACCCGGAGCTGCGCGCCCGCATCGGCAACGTGCGGGTGCCGATCGAGGAGCTCCAGTCCCGCAAGATCCTGGTGGACCGGGACGAGGACGGCTACCTGCTCCAGATCTTCACCAAGCCGGTGCAGGACCGCCCGACCGTCTTCTTCGAGCTGATCGAGCGGCACGGCTCCCTCGGCTTCGGCAAGGGCAACTTCAAGGCCCTGTTCGAGGCGATCGAGCGGGAGCAGGAGAAGCGCGGCAATCTGTGA